The genome window CTTTTTGAATGACATTTTACTTTCAGCACCATCAATTATTATCGGGTTGTTTATCTATGCGATTTATGTATCGCACGTGAAACACTATTCAGGCTGGGCGGGTTCTTTTGCTTTAGCATTGTTAGTGATTCCAGTGGTGGTACGTACCACCGACAGTATGTTAAATCTGATTCCAAATAACTTGCGTGAAGCGGCGGTGGCATTAGGTTGTCCGCAATGGCGAATGATTACCATGGTTTGTTATAAAGCGACGTTCGGGGATTATTACCGGTGTGTTACTTGCCGTTGCCCGTATTTCGGGAGAAACCGCACCGCTTCTATTTACCGCACTTTCAAATCAATTTAGCTCGTGGGATATGAATGGACCAATGGCAAACTTACCGGTGGTGATTTATCAATATGCGGCGAGTCCGTTCCAAGATTGGAATAACCTTGCTTGGGCAGGTGCGACATTAATTACTGGGTTTGTGCTATGCCTTAATATTTTGACCCGTATCTTTTTTAATCAAAAACAACGATAAGGAAATGCAATGAGTAACGAATTAATTTCACTACCAGATACCAAAATTGCGATTAATCATTTAGATTTTTTCTATGGCGATTTCCACGCTTTAAAAAACATTAATTTACGCATTGCGAAAAATAAAGTGACGGCTTTTATCGGCCCTTCCGGCTGTGGTAAATCGACTTTATTACGAACTTTAAACCGAATGTTCGAACAATATCCGAATCAAAAAGCACAAGGGGAAATCTTGTTTGAAGGTGAAAATTTGCTAACCACTGAAACCGATATTGCCTTAATTCGAGCTAGAATCGGTATGGTGTTCCAAAAACCGACACCGTTCCCAATGTCGATTTATGACAATGTGGCATTTGGTATCCGTTTATTTGAAAAATTACCGAAATCGGAATTAAATGATCGTGTAGAATGGGCATTAACTAAAGCGGCGTTATGGAACGAAGTAAAAAACAAATTACATCAAAGTGGCGACAGTTTATCCGGCGGTCAGCAACAACGTTTGTGCATTGCCCGTGGTATTGCGGTCAAACCGGAAGTTTTGTTGTTAGATGAACCTTGCTCGGCACTTGATCCGATCTCCACCATGAAAATTGAAGAATTGATTTGTGAATTAAAACACGATTACACGGTGGCGATTGTGACCCACAATATGCAACAGGCGGCACGCTGTTCGGATTATACCGCTTATATGTATTTAGGTGAGTTAGTCGAGTTTGGCGAAACCAAGCACATCTTTGATAAACCGAAATTCCAGCGTACCGAAGATTATATCCGAGGTCGAATGGGTTAAATTTAGCTTGAATTGAGCTAGGCAAGCGGTTAATTTCTGCTGAAATTTTGCAAATTTTTTGTCAAATTTGACCGCTTATTCATAGCAAAAGGTTAGGAGCAGAAGATGAATGAGAAAATTCTGATTGTCGAAGATGAAAGAGCGATTCGAGAGATGATCGCCTTGTTTTTACTACAACAAAATTATCAGGTAATTGAAGCGGAAGACTATCAGAGTGCAGTAAAAAAATTAGATGAAAAACCAAAACTGATTTTGCTGGATTGGATGTTGCCGGGGCGTTCCGGTATCCAGTTTATTCAATATCTCAAAAAGTCGGACGACACTGCTCAAATTCCTATCTTAATGCTCACCGCACGTAGCTCGGAAGATGATTGCATTACTTGCCTTAATACTGGTGCGGACGATTATGTCACCAAACCGTTTTCTCCTAAAGTGTTGATCGCTCGCATCGAAGCCTTACTTAGACGTACTTATCAAAATAATGATGTGATTAATCTTGATGATCTGATTTTAGACCAAAATGCTAAACGGGTTACCTTCCAGAAAAAAGAGATTAGTTTAAGCAGTACCGAATATAAATTATTACACTTCTTTATGACCCACCCGGAAAAAGTTTATAGTCGAGAACAATTATTGGATTTTGTGTGGGGCAATGATATTTATGTGGAAGACAGAACGGTCGATTCTTATATTCGCCGTTTAAGAAAAAGTTTAGAGCCTTATGGCTTTGAACGTTATGTGCAAACGGTGCGAGGCTCTGGCTATCGTTTTTCCAATCACTTTCAGGATCATCAATGAGAATCCATTTTTTCTGTAAAAATTTTATAGTCGAAACCCTATTAGCATTAGGCATCGCCTATTTTTGTAGCTTATTTGCTTGGGATTTTGTGACTTGGGCAATAACGTTATTGGTTATGTTATTGGGCTGGCATAATTATAATGAACACCGCTTATTAAATTTAATTGATCCGAACCGTAAACGAAGCCGTAAGGTGCTAACCACGTGGGAACACGTGTCACAAACGGTCGCTTTTTATCAAAGACGTAACAGACGGGAAAAAGTGAAAACCTTACGTCTGCTTTCTAAATTAAATAAAAATATTCAATATTTACCGGACGGTATCATCATTTGTAATCATCTTGGCGATATTATTTGGTGTAATAATGCTTCTCAGGAAATTTTGAGTTTTTACTGGAATAAGAAAGTCGAAAAAAGCGTGTTTAATGTGATTTTTTATGAGGAATTTAAGAAGTATTTTCATAAAAATAAGAAAAAAAGACCGCTTGTTCTGATGACGACCGATGAGCGTTATATCGAATTTCATATAAATGACTACGATAGCGAGAGCTATTTAATTATTGCTCGCGATGTAACACAAGTTATTCGTTTATTACATTCCAGACAGACGTTTTTGAATAATATGAATCACGAATTGCGTACGCCACTGACCGTATTGAGAGGTTATTTGGAATTACTGGAAGCCCAAGCTGAAACCGAATTACAGCAAAAAAGCATTCAGACAATGCAATCCCAAGCTAAACGTATGGGAAATTTGTTGGATCAGCTGAATTTATTGGCAAAAATTGAAACCTCTTCCAGTAAAGAACATTACGTGGTTGAAATGTCATCAATGATTTTAGCCTTGCAGAAAAATGCGGATTTTTTGAATCAAAGTAAGCAACAAATCATTTTCAATATTACTCCGAATATTACTGTGTTGGGCGATGAAAACCAGCTACAAAGTGCGGTTTCCAACTTAATTTATAATGCGGTCAAACACGCTGGTGATGGTGCGACGATTGAAGTAAATTGGCATTGGTGTAATGAAGGAGCGGAATTTAGTGTTACAGATAATGGTGTCGGCATCGAGGAAACACACTTACCGCATTTAACCGAGCGTTTTTATCGAGTGGACGAATCACGCAGTAATCAAACTGGTGGCGCTGACTTAGGTTTAGCGATTGTTAAATATGCGTTGGAGCAAGACGGCTCTCAATTACAGGTAAAAAGTGAATTTGGTAAAGGCAGTCGGTTTAGTTTTCTTATTAAAAAATCTCTGCTTGGTGAAACAAAAAATCACTAGAACAGCATTTTTTACTCAACAAATGAGGCATTTGCCAGTAAAATGCCTGTTTTTATGTCCATAAAGAGAGCCAGTCATGTCTGATAAACGCTACGGTGCTGATGAAATTACCGTTTTAAAAGATCTTGAACCCGTCCAACTTCGTCCCGGAATGTACACCGACACCACACGTCCGAACCATTTAGGGCAGGAAGTTATCGATAATAGTGTCGATGAAGCGTTATCCGGCTACGCCTCTCAAATTGATGTGATTCTCCATGCGGATAATTCGTTGGAAGTGATTGATAACGGCCGAGGAATGCCGGTTGATATTCACTCTACCGAAAAAATTTCCGGCGTGGAATTAATTCTCACAAAGCTACACGCAGGCGGTAAGTTTTCCAATAAAAACTATACGTTCTCAGGCGGTTTACACGGGGTGGGGATCTCAGTAGTAAACGCTCTCTCACAGCGTGTAGAAATCAAAATTAAACGTAACGGTGAAATTTATACGATTGCCTTTGAAAATGGGGTAAAAGTTGAAGAGTTGACTGTCATTGGCAGTTGCCCGAAAAAACAAACTGGTACTACCGTTCGTTTCTATCCAAATCCAAAATATTTTGATTCGCCGAGATTTTCGGTCAGCCGTTTACGCCACTTATTACGTGCCAAAGCGGTACTTTGCCCGAAATTAACCATCAACTTTGTTGACTATATCAATAACAATAGCGAAACGTGGTATTACGAAGACGGTTTATCCGACTATTTAAGCGAGGCATTAAAAGAGTTTGAATGTTTGCCAAATCCGCCGTTTATTGGCGATGTCTCCGCTGAAACCGAAGCGGTAAGTTGGGCGTTAACGTGGTTGCCGGAAGGGGGCGAGTTATTAGCTGAAAGTTATGTTAACTTAATTCCGACCGCACAAGGCGGTACGCACGTAAACGGTTTACGTAACGGCTTATTAAAAGCAATGGTGGAGTTTTGTGAAATACATAATTTATTGCCGAAGAGTGTCAAATTAACTGCGGATGACGTGTGGAATCGTTGTGCTTATGTGCTTTCGTTAAAAATTCAAGAACCGCAATTTGCAGGGCAAACTAAAGAACGCCTTTCCTCTCGTCAGGCTTCCAGTTATGTGGATAGTACGATTAAAGATGCGTTCAGTTTATGGCTCAATCAAAACGTACAAACCGGTAAATTGATTGCTGAAATGGCGATTTCCTCGGCACAAAGTCGTTTGCGTGCGGCGAAAAAAGTGGTGCGTAAAAAATTAGTGAGCGGTCCGGCGTTGCCGGGTAAATTAGCCGATTGTACTTCTCAAGATTTAAGTCGTACCGAACTGTTCTTAGTGGAAGGGGATTCTGCAGGCGGTTCTGCAAAACAAGCACGTGATAAAGATTATCAAGCGATTTTGCCGTTACGAGGCAAAATTCTGAATACCTGGGAAGTGTCTTCCGATCAAGTGCTGGCTTCTCAAGAAGTTCACGATATTGCGGTAGCACTTGGGATCGATCCGGACAATGATAATTTAGATGAATTGCGTTACGGTAAGGTATGTATTCTTGCCGATGCGGATTCGGACGGTTTACATATTGCGACTTTATTATGTGCATTATTCTTGCGTCATTTCCCGAATTTAGTCAAAAATGGTCACGTTTATGTGGCAATGCCACCGCTTTATCGGATTGATATCGGTAAAGACGAAGTACATTACGCCCTTGATGAAGCGGAAAAAGAAGCGATTTTAGCTCGCCTAGCTAAGAAAAAAGGTAAACCGAACGTACAGCGTTTTAAAGGTTTAGGCGAGATGAACCCAAGCCAATTACGTGAAACAACAATGGATCCGAGTACGCGTCGTTTAGTGCAACTGACATTGGATGAGTTGGATACAACCGAAGAAAACGAGCCGAATACCTTTGAAATTATGGATATGTTACTGGCGAAGAAACGTGCGGAAGACCGTAAGCAATGGCTACAAAATCGTGGCGATGAAGCGGAATTAAGCGTTTAATTCATTATAAAAGTAAGCGGTCGAATGTTTGTTGCAAATCATATATAAAATTTGACCGCTTGTTGATTTTTCCGATAGCACAAAAATACCTTTTACTGTATACTACGCTCCCGTCCTGATAGTTTTATTTTACTATCCATTCCGAATTTTCTTATCTATTTAACTGATTATCAAAGGCAGATCAAAATGGCAACGAATTATATTTTCGTGACGGGCGGTGTTGTTTCATCTTTAGGCAAAGGTATTGTCAGCGCATCTCTCGCATCAATTCTCGAAGCTCGTGGTTTAAATGTAACCATTATGAAGCTGGATCCTTATATCAACGTTGACCCGGGTACAATGAGCCCAACGCAACACGGTGAAGTTTTCGTCACGCAAGACGGCGCGGAAACTGACTTAGACTTAGGTCACTATGAGCGTTTTATCCGTTCTAAAATGAGCAAAGCGAATAACTTTACCAGCGGTAAAATTTACTCTGAAGTATTACGCAAAGAACGTCGCGGCGATTATTTAGGTGCGACAATCCAAGTGATTCCGCATATCACCAATGAAATTAAAGAACGTGTGATCGAAGGCGGTAAAGGTCGTGATGTGGTTATCGTGGAAGTCGGCGGTACAGTAGGCGATATCGAATCGTTACCGTTCTTAGAAGCGTTACGTCAGCTAGCGGTGGATGTCGGTCGTGAAAAAACGTTATTTATGCACTTAACTTTAGTGCCGTATATTCCGACTGCGGGTGAAGTGAAAACTAAACCGACTCAACACTCAGTGAAAGAATTACTTTCAATCGGTATTCAACCGGACGTGTTAATTTGTCGTTCGGATCGAGCGATTCCAAGCAACGAGCGTAAAAAAATCGCATTATTCTGTAATGTACCGGAACGTGCGGTTATTTCATTAAAAGACGTGGATTCGATTTACCGTATTCCTGAATTACTTAAATCACAAGGCTTAGATAGCTTCGTTTGCGATCGTTTTCGTTTAGATTGTCCGGAAGCGGATTTAAGCGAATGGGAACAAGTACTTTATCGCCAAGCTAACCCAACCGGTGAAGTGACCATCGGTATGGTGGGTAAATATGTTGAATTACCGGATGCGTATAAATCAGTAAACGAAGCGTTAAAACACGCCGGTTTAACCAATCGCTTAACGGTAAATATCAAGTATATTGATTCACAAGATATTGAAACTAAAGGTGTTGAATTACTCCATGGCTTAGATGCGATTTTAGTGCCGGGAGGTTTCGGTTACCGTGGTGTGGAAGGTAAAATCCGTACTGCACAATATGCACGTGAGAACAAAATTCCTTATTTAGGTATTTGTTTAGGTATGCAGATCGCATTAATCGAATATGCACGTAACGTAGCAGGTTTAACCCAAGCAAATTCATCTGAGTTTGATAAAGATTGCCCACAACCGGTAGTTGGCTTGATTACCGAATGGCAAGATGAGTCAGGTAATGTGGAAACACGCTCTGACGATTCGGATTTAGGCGGTACAATGCGTTTAGGTGCGCAACAATGCCACTTAATCGAAGGTACTAAAGCACGTGAAGTTTATGGTGCGGAAACCATTGTTGAGCGCCATCGTCACCGTTATGAAGTTAACAATACTTTATTACCACAAATCGAAGCGGCAGGCTTAAAAGTGAGTGGCTTATCGGCAGACCGTAAATTAGTGGAAATTATTGAAGTGCCGAATCACCCATGGTTTGTGGCGGCACAATTCCATCCGGAATTTACTTCAACACCACGTGATGGTCATCCGTTATTTGCCGGTTTCGTAAAAGCGGCGAAAGACTATCAAGATAGTCACAAAGCGTAAGCTGTAAGGCTTTTCTTTATCAAGCGGTCAATTTCTTGCAAAATTTTGCGAAAAATTGACCGCTTGTTATTTATAAAAAGGAGTAAAAAATGGCTGATCCACATATTCAATCACCTATGGATTTTTGGGATTATCTAACTGTTATTATTTATCGTCTAGGCTTTGTGGTAGCAAGTATGATGGTGTTACTGTTACCCTATCAAACTGAACTGGCTTCATCCGGTTTATTTATTGCCGGAGCGATGCTAGCCTCTTCACTTCATCTTTATTTAAAGCAATTTCGTTTTATTTTTCAATTTGTTGCATGGATAGGCTTACTTTGCCAAATCTTTGGTTTTCCAATGCTTGCATTGGGAGCGATGCTATTAGTGATTGGTGGTTTGAGTTATAAAGAATATTTTTGTTTTAGGGTATTCGGCTTAAATTTTCAACCGCTTCTCGTAGCGGTACTTTGGTTGGCATTATTGTTGGAGCAGGTATTATTATACCAAGTGGTTAGTACGATAAGCGGAGTATTATTAGTGGTACTTAGTATTCAAAAATGGCGAATGCCGTTACATTTTGATATTGGCGATAAGACTAAGTTTCAGATTTAAGTAATAAAAAAACGGCATTTAAGCCGTTTTTTATATGTAATATTAACGCAAAAATGCCGGAATCTTGCTTTCGTAAGTCGCGATTGCATCTTCGTGTTGTAGGGTTAAGCCGATATTATCTAACCCATTTAATAAACAGTGACGGCGGAATTCGTCTAATTCAAAATGGTAAACTTTGTCACCTACCGTTACCGTCATTGCTTCTAAATCAATATGGATTTGTTTGCCTTCATTCGCCCATACCCATTGGAAGATTTCTTCCACTTCCTCTTCGCTTAAGCGAATTGGGAGCATATGATTGTTTAAGCTATTGTTATAGAAAATATCTGCAAAGCTTGGTGCAATCATCACTTTGAAACCATAATCGGCTAACGCCCAAGGTGCGTGTTCACGAGAAGAACCACAGCCTAAATTTTTACGAGCCAGTAAAATAGTTGCCCCTTGATATTGTGGGAAATTTAACACAAAATCCGGATTTAATTGGGTTTCTTCCGCATCTAAATAACGCCATTCGTGGAATAAATGCTTACCGAAGCCGACACGAGTAATCGCTTGTAAGAACTGTTTTGGAATGATTGCGTCAGTATCCACATTCGCCGCATCAAGCGGAACGACCAAACCTGAGTGTTGTTTTAATCCTGCCATTTTTTTATCCTTAATTTAATTCCACGTGACGAATATCGACAAATTTACCAAACATTGTCTGCTGCATTGCCATTGCTGGGCTAACTAAGTGGGTACGACCGTTACGACCTTGGCGACCTTCAAAGTTACGGTTAGAGGTTGAAGCACAACGTTCCCATTCGCCTAAACGGTCATCGTTCATACCTAAACACATTGAGCGACCCGGATTACGCCATTCTGCACCGGCTTCGATAAAGATCTTATCTAGGCCTTCTTTTTCCGCCTGTTCTTTCACTAAACCTGAACCTGGAACAACTAATACACGTTTTACGTTATCTGCTTTTTTACGGCCTTTCATTACTGCTCGCTGCCGCACGTAAATCTTCGATACGAGAGTTAGTGCAAGAACCGATAAATACTTGATCCACTGGGATATCTTTCATATCGGTGTTGGCTTCTAAACCGATGTATGCCAATGCTTTTTCTGCCGAGGCTTTTGTGACCGGATCTGCCATTTCTTGTGGGTTTGGCACAATTTGGTCAATACCGATTACTTGACCCGGGTTGGTTCCCCAAGTCACTTGCGGTGCAATATCTTTCGCTTCCAATGTGACGACCGCATCAAAGACTGCATCATCGTCTGATTTTAAGGTTTGCCAATATTCAATGGCATCATCCCAATCTTTGCCTTTTGGTGCGTGCGGACGACCTTTCAAGTAAGCGAATGTGGTTTCATCCGGTGCAACTAGACCGGCTTTTGCACCAAATTCGATTGCCATATTACATACCGTCATACGACCTTCCATGGATAAATCACGGATCGCTTCACCGCAGAACTCCACCACATAACCAGTACCACCTGCCATAGTAGTTTTGCCGATAATCGCTAATACAATATCTTTGGCGGTAATACCCGAGTTTACTTTACCACGCACTTCCACTTTCATACTTTTCGCACGTGCTTGTTTTAAGGTTTGCGTTGCAAGTACGTGTTCCACTTCAGAAGTACCGATACCGAAAGCTAATGCACCAAATGCACCGTGTGTGGCAGTATGCGAGTCACCGCATACAATGGTCATACCAGGTAAGGTTAAGCCTTGCTCCGGTCCCATTACGTGGACAATACCCTGTTCTTTGGTTTGCATATCGAATAACGAAATACCGCTTGCTTCACAGTTTTTGGCTAATTCTAAAACTTGGATTTTCGCCTGACCTTCTAGTTTATTAACATCTCGTACTTGGGTTGAAATGCTGTGATCCATTGTACCGAAAGTTTTTCCAATTTGGCGTACTTGGCGACCAGCTACACGTAAACCGTCAAACGCTTGTGGGCTAGTAACTTCGTGGATTAAATGGCGGTTAATATAAAGAATCGGCGTTTCACCTGCGCCTTCATATACCACGTGTGCGTCAAATAGTTTTTCGTATAGTGTTTTTGCCATAATATTGTCCAACTCTAAAATGAATATTGTGAATGCAATTAATTTTGAATTAAGTGCGGTTACATTTGTTACTTTTTGTGTAAAGCAACCGCTGGTGTAAAGGAATATAACCGTTAACTATTTGAATGTAAAATGCTATTTTTATAAAAAATGGCGTGTTTTATGCTGTTTAAGAAGCTGGAAAATGCTTGTTTTTGCTATAAGGTAGAATATTATTCTAAAGTTTTAGGAATATATAGACGCTTATCTATGCTTTATTCCACTTTATAGCGTGATGCCCTAAATCATTTTTCTTTTGATTTAGTTACAATAAAAGGTAATTCCTATCATTAGAGGATCATAAAACCATGTTAAAACTTGATATTCCTACCGCACAAGCGATTGTAAAACGTACTATGCAGATTATTCCTAATTCCGTGAATGTTATGGATGAGAATGGAATAATTATCGCATCGGGCAATCCCTCTCGTTTAGGCGAGCGTCATACTGGAGCCATTATCGTACTACGTAATAAACAGGCGGTTGAAATTGATGAACATCTTGTAAAGCAGTGGAATTATGAGGCAAGAGAGGGATTTAATTTACCAATTTCTTATTTGGGAAATATTATCGGGGTTATCGGTATCTCCGGTAAACCTAATGAGGTGCGTCAGTATGGTGAGTTAGTCAAAATGGCAGCGGAACTCATTGTAGAGCAGTCAGTATTACTCGCTCAGGAACGTTGGCAACAGCGTTATAAAGAAGAATTTATTCGTCAACTTTTGCGAGGTAATTTAAGCGAAGCAGAAGTTAAGCAACAAGCGGTCTTTTTTCAATTAGATTTTTGTCACGCACCGATAACCTTGATGGTTAAGATAAACCAGCCGGATTCTGAAAAACTGCAACGCTTGCTTAACCATATAGAAGCAAATACAAGACATCTTGCACTTGCCGTAGTTGATTTAGATAAATTGGTTGTTTTGATGAGCGAAGATGAATTTAACCATCTCTATAAAGAACGGAATTTATTGTCATTATTACCGGATATTACGCGTAATACTGAATATAAAATTGTTGTTGGAGCAAAAGTAGACTACTTTCATCAAGTTCATTTTTCGTATCAAACTGCATTACATACCTTAGCCTATGCCGAAAAAATGCGATTAAAAAAACAAATACTGCTTTTTTCAGATTATAAATTACCGGCGCTCTTAGCTGATTTTGCTCAAACTTGGCAATGTAGCGAATTATTGTCGCCGTTTAATGCTCTCTTTGCACAAGATAACAAAGCGGTTTTATTTAAGAGTTTGCAACAATATTTTTTGTCAAATTGTGATCTTGCTCACGCTTCTGAGAAACTATTTATTCATCCAAATACATTACGTTATCGCTTAGAAAAGATTGAAGAAATTACTTCCTTATCTTTCAATAAGATAGAAGATAAATTTATGCTTTATTTAGGTGCATCATTGCTTAAATAATTTGTATGAAATAACAAAAATATAGAGTAAATAAGTTTATTTTTTGTTATTTTTACTAAAGACTTTTCGTGTTAAATATTGATAATACACATTATTCTTTTTTAATGAACGTATAGGTGTTTATTATGGTAACAGTAACAGCAATTGGAGCAGTCGTTGCCCTTTCTGTGGCAATTGTTCTTATCTTGAAAAAAGTGCCGCCGGCATATGGTATGTTAATCGGGGCATTGGTCGGCGGTTTAATCGGTGGGGCGGATCTGTCGCAAACCGTGAGCTTAATGATCGGCGGTGCACAAGGAATTACTACTGCGGTAATGCGTATCTTAGTCGCGGGTGTATTAGCCGGTGTGTTAATTGAATCCGGTGCGGCAAGTACCATTGCAGAAACCATCGTGAAAAAATTAGGCGAAACCCGTGCATTACTTGCTTTAGTGCTTTCCACTATGATTTTAACTGCTGTTGGGGTATTTGTGGATGTGGCAGTTATTACTGTTTCACCAATCGCATTAGCGTTAGCGAAACGTGGTAATTTATCCAAACCGGCAATCTTATTGGCAATGATTGGTGGTGGTAAAGCCGGTAATTTAATGTCACCGAATCCAAATGCGATTGCGGCTTCAGACGCTTTTCATTTACCACTCACGTCTGTAATGGTCGCAGGCATCATTCCGGCAATTTTCGGTATTATTCTGACTTATTTTTTAGCAAAACGCCTGATCAATAAAGGTTCAAAAGTGGCGGATAACGAAGTTTCTGCAAATAATCTGCAAAATTTACCCGCTTTCCTACCGGCAATTGCGGCACCGCTTTGTGCGATTATCTTATTAGCATTACGCCCTATTGCGGATATTAAAATTGATCCGCTTATCGCATTACCGCTTGGCGGTTTAGTCGGTGCGTTGGCAATGGGCAAATTAAAACAAGTGAATCAATTTGCCACTTCAGGCTTATTAAAAATGTCACCAGTTGCTGTGATGTTATTAGGTACGGGAGCATTAGCCGGTATTATTGCCAATTCGGGTTTAAAAGATGTGTTAATTGAAGCGCTTACCGCTTCAGGCTTACCGTCTTATTTACTTGCACCGATTTCAGGGGCGTTAATGTCACTGGCAACCGCTTCAACTACAGCCGGTACCGTAGTAGCGTCAAACGTATTTAGTGCAACCTTAATTGAATTAGGTGTAAGTGCATTGGCTGGTGCGGCAATGATTCACGCCGGTGCGACCGTATTTGACCATATGCCGCACGGTTCTTTCTTCCACGCCACCGGCGGAAGCGTCAATATGGATATGAAAGAACGCTTAAAATTAATTCCGTATGAAACAGCGGTCGGTTTAATTATGACTATCGTTTCAACCTTGGTATTTGGTGTGTTTAAATTATTCTAAGAGGTAAAATATGAAAATTGTTATTGCTCCCGATTCATTTAAAGAAAGTCTTACTGCACTTGAAGTAGCGCAATCGATCGAAGGCGGTTTCAGACGTATTTTCCCTGATGCACAATACATCAAAGTACCGATGGCGGACGGCGGTGAAGGTTCGGTTCAGTCATTAATTGATGCGACTAAAGGTGAGCTGTTAGAAGTTGAAGTGACTGCGCCGCTCGGTAATAAAGTGACAGGCTTTTTAGGCATTTCGGGCGACAAACAGACCGCTTTTATTGAAATGGCGGCTTCCGGTTTACATCTTGTGCCTTTTGAACAACGTAATCCGCTTAAAACTACCAGTTTCGGTACCGGTGAATTAATCAAAAAAGCGTTAGATTTGGGCGTGAAGAAAATTCTGTTGGGTATTGGCGGTAGTGCGACCAATGACGGCGGTGTCGGTATGTTGCAAGCGCTCGGCGCTTCTTTCAAAAATGCCGCAGGTGAGGAAATCGGTTTTGGGGGCGAACAGCTACAACAAATCAGTCAGATTTCGTTAGAAAATTTAGAGCCTCGTTTACAAAGTGTTGAGTTTGAAGTGGCGTGTGACGTAAATAACCCGTTATGCGGCATGAGCATGGTGCTTCGGCAGTGTTTGGCCCACAAAAAGGTGCAACGCCGGAGATGGTTCAAACCTTGGATAATGCTTTGGCGCATTTTGCGGATATCGCATTAGCTCAACAAGGGATTGCGATTGCTAATCATGCCGGCGCAGGTGCGGCAGGCGGTATGGGCGGCGGTTTATTATTACTGCCGAATGTGCGACTTAAAGCAGGTGTACAAATCATTAT of Actinobacillus arthritidis contains these proteins:
- a CDS encoding DUF2301 domain-containing membrane protein, producing the protein MADPHIQSPMDFWDYLTVIIYRLGFVVASMMVLLLPYQTELASSGLFIAGAMLASSLHLYLKQFRFIFQFVAWIGLLCQIFGFPMLALGAMLLVIGGLSYKEYFCFRVFGLNFQPLLVAVLWLALLLEQVLLYQVVSTISGVLLVVLSIQKWRMPLHFDIGDKTKFQI
- the leuD gene encoding 3-isopropylmalate dehydratase small subunit — encoded protein: MAGLKQHSGLVVPLDAANVDTDAIIPKQFLQAITRVGFGKHLFHEWRYLDAEETQLNPDFVLNFPQYQGATILLARKNLGCGSSREHAPWALADYGFKVMIAPSFADIFYNNSLNNHMLPIRLSEEEVEEIFQWVWANEGKQIHIDLEAMTVTVGDKVYHFELDEFRRHCLLNGLDNIGLTLQHEDAIATYESKIPAFLR
- a CDS encoding GntP family permease, whose product is MVTVTAIGAVVALSVAIVLILKKVPPAYGMLIGALVGGLIGGADLSQTVSLMIGGAQGITTAVMRILVAGVLAGVLIESGAASTIAETIVKKLGETRALLALVLSTMILTAVGVFVDVAVITVSPIALALAKRGNLSKPAILLAMIGGGKAGNLMSPNPNAIAASDAFHLPLTSVMVAGIIPAIFGIILTYFLAKRLINKGSKVADNEVSANNLQNLPAFLPAIAAPLCAIILLALRPIADIKIDPLIALPLGGLVGALAMGKLKQVNQFATSGLLKMSPVAVMLLGTGALAGIIANSGLKDVLIEALTASGLPSYLLAPISGALMSLATASTTAGTVVASNVFSATLIELGVSALAGAAMIHAGATVFDHMPHGSFFHATGGSVNMDMKERLKLIPYETAVGLIMTIVSTLVFGVFKLF
- a CDS encoding CdaR family transcriptional regulator, whose amino-acid sequence is MQIIPNSVNVMDENGIIIASGNPSRLGERHTGAIIVLRNKQAVEIDEHLVKQWNYEAREGFNLPISYLGNIIGVIGISGKPNEVRQYGELVKMAAELIVEQSVLLAQERWQQRYKEEFIRQLLRGNLSEAEVKQQAVFFQLDFCHAPITLMVKINQPDSEKLQRLLNHIEANTRHLALAVVDLDKLVVLMSEDEFNHLYKERNLLSLLPDITRNTEYKIVVGAKVDYFHQVHFSYQTALHTLAYAEKMRLKKQILLFSDYKLPALLADFAQTWQCSELLSPFNALFAQDNKAVLFKSLQQYFLSNCDLAHASEKLFIHPNTLRYRLEKIEEITSLSFNKIEDKFMLYLGASLLK